The following are encoded in a window of Trichormus variabilis 0441 genomic DNA:
- a CDS encoding tyrosine-type recombinase/integrase codes for MVNNTQLDNLPPIKLIHIQDQAPSTLQGQSRSRARKTSLPTDIRWIKVLEFLRSTNLAPNSRKLYERELKRFLGWTQLHYHELRPRHLGLYKEYLRDEVKTDSGKPLSKSSINAGVAALKSFFKWMCYTYPDIIATNPTLGIKLEKVPLPPAQSLTDEQMERVWSALELLGETKQRDTALVHILSHGLRAGEIVQLNVGSFDGKLLFLPDTKTNEPRLVPLRKESRDVLEAYLRSRREQGEELNSLTPLMISHHASYKGDRLSYHGIYFAVEKIGELAGIEDLHPHQFRHTYATELLLLGVDPSHARKLTGHQSEKAFRRYTLRSEQEAAIAAYYRAIGEERE; via the coding sequence ATGGTTAACAATACTCAGCTTGACAACCTACCGCCAATCAAGTTGATCCACATTCAGGATCAAGCGCCATCAACCCTACAGGGACAATCTAGAAGCAGGGCAAGAAAAACATCTTTACCCACAGACATAAGGTGGATCAAGGTACTGGAGTTTTTACGCAGCACAAATCTTGCGCCAAACAGCCGAAAATTGTACGAACGCGAACTTAAGCGATTCTTGGGATGGACACAACTGCATTATCATGAACTACGCCCACGTCACCTTGGGTTGTACAAGGAGTATCTACGCGACGAAGTAAAAACTGATTCAGGAAAACCCCTGTCAAAAAGCAGTATCAATGCGGGGGTTGCTGCGCTCAAAAGCTTCTTTAAATGGATGTGTTATACATATCCAGACATAATTGCAACTAACCCGACACTGGGGATAAAGCTAGAAAAAGTACCACTGCCACCAGCCCAAAGCTTAACTGACGAGCAGATGGAGCGAGTGTGGTCAGCTTTAGAATTGTTAGGAGAAACAAAACAACGGGACACGGCACTTGTCCACATTCTCAGCCACGGACTCCGCGCAGGGGAAATTGTACAGTTAAATGTTGGTTCATTTGATGGCAAGCTGCTGTTCTTGCCAGATACCAAAACCAATGAACCGCGCTTAGTACCATTACGGAAAGAAAGCCGTGACGTGTTAGAGGCATATTTGCGATCGCGCCGCGAACAGGGGGAAGAACTAAATAGCCTCACCCCGTTGATGATTTCACATCACGCTTCATACAAGGGCGATCGCTTGAGTTACCACGGGATATACTTTGCGGTGGAAAAAATCGGTGAACTGGCTGGCATTGAAGATTTGCACCCCCACCAATTTCGGCATACCTACGCCACGGAGTTGTTACTGTTGGGTGTAGACCCCAGCCATGCACGGAAATTGACCGGGCATCAAAGCGAGAAGGCGTTCAGGCGCTATACTTTGCGGAGTGAACAAGAAGCAGCGATCGCTGCTTATTACAGAGCAATAGGTGAAGAAAGGGAGTAA
- a CDS encoding methanobactin export MATE transporter MbnM, which translates to MKLIRLFTLAVICLLSICLSMGLSKAFGTSPTSEYDWHLPAWMPKPIVPADNPMSSPKVELGRHLFYEKRLSITGEFSCASCHIQSLAFTDGKTVAVGATGEKHPRNSMSLANIGYNPVLTWANPLMTKLETQALVPMFGEHPVEMGMVGREQQILTMLRDDSKYRQMFAAAFGESQEAISLSNLTKALAAFERTLISMNSPYDRYRFGGDSHAISKAAQRGEKLFNSERLECFHCHGGINFSDSVMHDRLAFVEIAFHNTGLYNIDGKGAYPPDNTGVYEITTQPSDMGRFKAPTLRNIALTAPYMHDGSIPTLEAVIDHYKAGGRTIHTGKFAGVGSKNPFKSEFISGFELTEAEKNDLIAFLKSLTDETFIHNPAFSDPN; encoded by the coding sequence ATGAAATTAATTCGTTTGTTTACCCTCGCAGTAATTTGTCTGTTGTCAATTTGTCTCTCAATGGGGCTAAGTAAAGCATTTGGCACATCACCGACTTCAGAATATGACTGGCATCTCCCAGCTTGGATGCCGAAGCCAATTGTCCCAGCCGATAACCCCATGAGTTCGCCAAAAGTAGAGTTGGGACGGCATCTTTTCTATGAGAAGCGGTTATCAATCACGGGTGAATTCTCTTGTGCGTCTTGCCATATTCAGTCTTTGGCTTTTACTGATGGGAAAACGGTGGCGGTGGGAGCAACTGGCGAAAAACACCCCCGTAACTCCATGAGTCTCGCTAATATTGGCTACAACCCGGTATTAACTTGGGCTAACCCTTTGATGACAAAGTTGGAAACTCAAGCTTTAGTGCCAATGTTTGGCGAACATCCGGTAGAAATGGGTATGGTAGGAAGGGAACAACAAATATTAACAATGCTGCGGGATGACTCCAAATATCGACAGATGTTTGCCGCAGCCTTTGGAGAAAGTCAGGAAGCAATTAGCTTGAGTAATCTGACTAAAGCTTTAGCAGCATTTGAACGTACTTTGATTTCTATGAACTCTCCCTATGATCGTTATCGCTTCGGTGGTGACTCTCATGCTATTTCCAAAGCTGCTCAAAGAGGGGAAAAGTTATTCAACAGCGAACGTCTGGAATGTTTTCATTGTCATGGTGGCATTAATTTTAGCGATTCGGTGATGCACGATCGCCTGGCTTTTGTGGAAATCGCCTTTCACAACACTGGCCTATATAATATTGATGGGAAAGGAGCTTATCCACCAGATAATACTGGTGTTTATGAAATTACTACCCAACCCTCCGATATGGGACGTTTCAAAGCTCCAACTCTGCGAAATATTGCTCTGACTGCTCCCTATATGCACGATGGTAGTATCCCTACTCTAGAAGCAGTTATCGACCACTATAAAGCAGGTGGGAGAACGATTCATACAGGAAAGTTTGCAGGAGTAGGAAGCAAAAATCCTTTCAAGAGTGAATTTATTAGCGGTTTTGAATTAACTGAAGCCGAAAAAAATGACCTGATAGCTTTCCTAAAAAGTTTAACTGATGAAACATTTATTCATAACCCTGCTTTTAGTGATCCCAACTAA
- a CDS encoding MbnP family copper-binding protein, which produces MEDTLNQLSVLTAYRRRVRPATNAFHQLVWCFVKDLTDNCLLFTVKRIGEMMQLSAKLAVLTLVTIPCTAILGNYAIGLASTTETQEVTIRFNSKVAQQPFKCDKTYTLGKPAKEFTLSDFRFYVSDIALIDAKGKAVPLTLTQDGKWQYQNVALIDFENKSGACSNGTVETRNQVIGTVPKGQYQGLQFTLGIPFNLNHEDSVIAPSPLNLTSLWWNWRFGYKFARIDLEKHNHTSARAKHDEPNHQAQGFPIHLGSTGCQAQTGNQKPSSCKNPNTVKVVLTKFDPNKNIVVADLAALLSNTNLTINQPNTAPGCMSSPDDGDCVGIMTNFGLPFGDRPASKQKFFRVE; this is translated from the coding sequence TAACTGATAACTGTTTACTGTTCACTGTTAAACGCATAGGTGAAATGATGCAGTTGTCTGCGAAATTAGCGGTATTGACATTAGTCACAATTCCCTGCACCGCAATTCTGGGGAATTATGCTATCGGTTTAGCTTCTACTACTGAAACTCAAGAAGTCACAATTAGATTTAATAGTAAAGTTGCTCAACAACCCTTTAAATGTGACAAAACCTACACTTTAGGTAAACCAGCCAAAGAATTTACTCTCTCTGACTTCCGTTTCTATGTATCTGATATAGCTTTAATCGATGCTAAAGGTAAAGCTGTACCCCTAACCTTAACCCAGGATGGTAAATGGCAATACCAAAACGTAGCTTTAATAGACTTTGAAAACAAATCCGGTGCTTGTAGTAACGGCACAGTAGAAACACGTAATCAAGTGATAGGTACAGTACCTAAAGGACAATATCAAGGACTGCAATTTACTCTGGGTATCCCCTTCAATCTCAATCATGAAGATTCTGTCATCGCCCCATCACCCCTAAATTTAACCTCCCTCTGGTGGAATTGGCGATTTGGTTACAAATTTGCTCGCATTGATTTAGAGAAGCATAATCATACTAGCGCACGCGCGAAACATGATGAACCCAATCATCAAGCACAGGGTTTCCCCATCCATTTGGGTAGCACTGGTTGTCAAGCTCAAACAGGTAATCAAAAACCCTCATCTTGTAAAAATCCCAATACCGTGAAGGTTGTCTTAACTAAATTTGACCCCAACAAAAATATCGTGGTTGCAGACCTAGCCGCGTTGTTAAGCAACACAAATTTAACCATCAACCAACCAAATACCGCTCCAGGTTGTATGTCATCTCCCGATGATGGCGATTGTGTGGGCATTATGACTAATTTTGGTCTCCCATTTGGCGATCGCCCTGCTTCTAAACAGAAATTTTTCAGAGTGGAGTGA
- a CDS encoding HNH endonuclease: protein MSFYCVYCNRIRSGKKQSEEGKTKEHFVPTSIGGGRSWHIPACKNCNELLGKTYDDELYRLSWMFEFYKNRSIKRTGRAILQNGHKIDVNFSYSEVFSSQNRNFQLECYDSDSGEEIPRIDIRRIEFELETKSKIINSYPSILKIALGGAHYLNTRYKLTNKTFFSDLAFAKIREEILGKRNFNPGSNGISSPVICELLSTQESENIITRCENEKTKLRHIISIEKEDENLVISVCLFSFFFWRVLIPMNNNLKISKFEDELILHELTGTTRLITSSIMQHESPPTIVILINKD, encoded by the coding sequence ATGAGTTTTTACTGCGTTTACTGTAATAGAATCAGAAGTGGAAAGAAACAATCAGAAGAAGGAAAAACAAAAGAGCATTTTGTTCCAACAAGTATTGGTGGTGGTCGCAGTTGGCATATTCCAGCTTGCAAAAACTGTAATGAGTTATTAGGAAAAACTTATGATGATGAATTATATCGATTAAGCTGGATGTTTGAATTTTATAAAAACAGGTCTATTAAGAGAACAGGGCGGGCTATATTACAAAACGGACACAAAATTGATGTTAATTTTTCATATTCGGAAGTATTTTCTAGTCAAAACAGAAATTTTCAATTGGAATGTTATGACTCAGATTCAGGAGAAGAAATCCCCCGAATAGATATTAGAAGAATAGAATTTGAATTAGAAACTAAATCAAAAATTATAAATAGTTACCCTTCAATTTTGAAAATTGCTTTGGGTGGCGCTCACTATTTAAACACAAGATATAAATTAACTAATAAAACTTTTTTTTCAGATTTAGCGTTTGCTAAAATTCGTGAAGAAATTTTGGGAAAAAGAAATTTCAACCCAGGCAGCAATGGTATATCTAGTCCCGTAATATGTGAATTGCTCTCAACTCAAGAATCTGAAAATATTATAACAAGATGTGAAAACGAGAAAACTAAACTTAGGCACATAATTTCCATAGAAAAAGAAGATGAAAACTTAGTAATAAGTGTATGCTTATTTAGTTTCTTTTTTTGGAGAGTTCTTATACCAATGAATAACAATTTAAAGATTTCTAAATTTGAAGACGAACTTATACTACATGAACTAACAGGAACTACAAGACTCATTACATCCTCAATAATGCAACATGAAAGCCCACCCACAATTGTTATTTTAATTAATAAAGATTAA